A genomic window from Halogeometricum borinquense DSM 11551 includes:
- a CDS encoding HalOD1 output domain-containing protein, giving the protein MVTSANSSSVTADADEAISLAVVEAVSVAADTPVLELPPLYDAIDPDVLDELFAGRQAAERITFRYAGHLVTVHGDRTIEILDVDEAQTCRST; this is encoded by the coding sequence ATGGTAACGAGTGCAAATTCGTCGTCAGTTACTGCGGATGCGGACGAGGCGATCAGCCTCGCCGTCGTAGAAGCGGTCAGTGTCGCCGCAGATACGCCGGTTCTCGAACTCCCCCCGCTGTACGACGCGATAGACCCCGACGTACTGGACGAGTTGTTCGCCGGCCGGCAAGCGGCCGAGCGAATCACGTTTCGGTACGCGGGGCACCTCGTAACCGTCCACGGAGACCGGACCATAGAAATCTTGGACGTGGACGAAGCGCAGACCTGCCGTTCTACATGA
- a CDS encoding ATP-dependent helicase — translation MSSRGRRLLCEAAERATDPFDFDPQTVSLADENVLARLEPSVREWWVDQFGRYVDGNGGFFTPPQREAVPLIDDSENALICAPTGSGKTLASFTAIINDLFRRDRELADGLENSVYCLYISPLKSLANDIHRNLTQPLEGITERMDERGETVTLRHAIRHGDTDSTDRQKMLETTPHILNTTPETLSILLNSPKFKEKLRTVEYVIVDEIHSLAENKRGTHLSVSLERLENLCHDSPTRIGCSATVEPLSTMAEFLVGRGDDGDPREYELVDTRFVRDFDLQLECPTDDLINTPRNVVQERFYDRLDELVQSHTNTLVFTNTRSGAERVLHNLRENYDGYDEQNSGCHHGSLSKERRQEIERELKDGNLDVVTTSTSLELGIDMPHIDLVVQVGSPKSVASLLQRVGRAGHRLGQTVEGRVIALDRDELVECAVMLRKAEDGFVDRVFVPENAQDVAAQHVYGMAINRVWREEEILQTLRRAYPYRNFSDAEWEQLMAYLTADYEGLEDKNVYAKVWRDTNDAPDGEHHYEEYDVGEPLVGKRGRMARVIYMTNIGTIPDSFTCDVMTRSGDEWVGQLDENYLDTIDSGDVFVLGGEHFEYRYRRGSKVYVDRTSKRPTVPSWFSERLPLSYDLGREITRFQGELLGRLDDGGPPAVRTWLRAFPVDENSVRAITRMFDEQVRYAGSESVATESRIAIEEQLDRDEYQRRFYVHSNYGRRFNDGLSRLIAFHFARRSNANVQVAVADNGFSISMPLNRKVDVEAVIRDIDPDSVDEDLRAALDGTDLLKRYFRINATRALMILKRYKGYEKSAAQQQVSSEMLLSFAQDLDGFAVMEETYREILEDKLNVAAVKDVLRGVKSGDVEVVARNVDSPTPRAFGLATLMASDVVLAEDESQALKAFHARVLDEIGDDEAVPVDD, via the coding sequence ATGAGTAGCCGTGGTCGGCGACTTCTCTGCGAGGCGGCGGAGCGAGCGACTGACCCGTTCGACTTCGACCCGCAGACGGTGTCACTCGCTGACGAAAACGTCCTTGCGCGACTCGAACCGTCCGTCCGCGAGTGGTGGGTCGATCAGTTCGGACGCTACGTAGACGGCAACGGCGGCTTCTTCACTCCGCCGCAGCGCGAAGCGGTCCCCCTCATCGACGACTCGGAAAACGCCCTCATCTGTGCGCCCACGGGGTCCGGAAAGACGCTTGCCTCCTTTACCGCCATCATTAACGACCTGTTCCGACGCGACAGGGAGTTAGCAGACGGTCTCGAAAACTCGGTGTACTGTCTGTACATCTCGCCGCTGAAGTCTCTGGCCAACGACATCCATCGCAACCTTACACAACCGCTTGAGGGAATCACCGAGAGGATGGACGAACGCGGCGAGACGGTCACTCTCCGGCACGCAATCCGCCACGGCGACACCGACAGTACCGACCGGCAGAAGATGCTGGAGACGACGCCGCACATCCTCAACACGACGCCCGAGACGCTTTCGATTCTCCTCAACTCGCCGAAGTTCAAGGAGAAACTTCGGACCGTCGAGTACGTCATCGTAGACGAGATACACAGTCTCGCGGAGAACAAACGCGGCACGCATCTCTCCGTCTCGTTGGAGCGTCTGGAGAATCTGTGTCACGATTCACCGACTCGAATCGGCTGTTCGGCGACGGTCGAACCGCTCTCGACGATGGCCGAATTTCTCGTAGGACGCGGCGACGACGGCGACCCCCGCGAGTATGAACTCGTGGACACGCGGTTCGTCCGCGACTTCGACCTGCAGTTGGAGTGTCCAACAGACGACCTCATCAACACGCCCCGGAACGTCGTTCAAGAGCGGTTCTACGACCGACTGGACGAGTTGGTGCAGTCGCACACGAACACACTCGTCTTCACCAACACCCGGTCGGGCGCAGAACGCGTTCTCCACAACCTCAGGGAGAACTACGACGGCTACGACGAGCAGAACTCCGGGTGCCACCACGGGAGTCTGTCCAAAGAGCGCAGACAGGAGATCGAACGCGAGCTAAAAGACGGAAATCTGGACGTAGTGACGACCTCGACCAGCCTCGAACTCGGCATCGACATGCCGCACATCGACCTCGTGGTACAGGTGGGGTCGCCGAAATCAGTCGCTTCGTTGCTCCAACGCGTCGGGCGCGCGGGTCACCGACTCGGACAGACCGTCGAGGGGCGCGTCATCGCCCTCGATAGAGACGAGTTAGTCGAGTGCGCAGTGATGCTGCGGAAGGCCGAAGACGGATTCGTTGACCGGGTGTTCGTCCCTGAAAACGCCCAAGATGTCGCCGCTCAGCACGTCTACGGGATGGCCATCAACCGGGTGTGGCGCGAGGAGGAGATACTGCAGACGCTCCGGCGTGCGTACCCGTACCGGAACTTCTCCGACGCCGAGTGGGAGCAACTGATGGCGTATCTCACGGCCGACTACGAGGGACTGGAGGACAAGAACGTCTACGCGAAGGTATGGCGCGACACGAACGACGCGCCCGACGGCGAACACCATTACGAGGAGTACGACGTGGGCGAACCGCTCGTCGGTAAGCGCGGGCGGATGGCTCGCGTCATCTACATGACGAACATCGGCACCATCCCCGACTCGTTCACCTGCGACGTGATGACCCGGTCGGGCGACGAGTGGGTCGGCCAACTGGACGAGAACTACCTCGACACCATCGACTCCGGTGACGTGTTCGTCCTCGGTGGCGAACATTTCGAGTACCGCTACCGACGCGGGTCGAAGGTGTACGTGGACAGAACGAGCAAGCGGCCAACGGTTCCCTCGTGGTTCTCCGAGCGCTTGCCCCTCTCGTACGATTTGGGCCGAGAGATAACGCGATTTCAAGGCGAACTCCTCGGCAGATTAGACGACGGCGGTCCGCCGGCCGTACGGACGTGGCTCCGTGCGTTTCCGGTGGACGAAAACAGCGTCCGTGCCATCACTCGGATGTTCGACGAGCAGGTGCGCTACGCCGGTTCCGAGAGCGTTGCAACCGAGTCGCGCATTGCCATCGAGGAGCAACTCGACAGAGACGAGTACCAACGGCGCTTCTACGTCCACTCGAACTACGGCCGGCGGTTCAACGACGGTCTCTCGCGCCTCATCGCCTTTCATTTCGCGCGGCGGTCGAACGCGAACGTGCAGGTGGCCGTCGCGGACAACGGGTTCTCCATCTCGATGCCGCTGAACCGGAAAGTGGACGTAGAGGCCGTCATCCGCGACATCGACCCCGACTCGGTTGACGAGGATCTGCGGGCCGCACTCGACGGCACGGACCTCCTGAAGCGGTACTTCCGTATCAATGCCACCCGCGCGCTGATGATACTGAAGCGCTACAAGGGGTACGAAAAGTCCGCGGCCCAACAACAGGTGTCCTCGGAGATGCTCCTGTCGTTCGCGCAGGATCTCGACGGCTTCGCCGTGATGGAGGAGACGTACCGAGAGATTCTGGAGGACAAACTGAACGTGGCCGCGGTCAAAGACGTACTTCGGGGCGTCAAGTCGGGCGACGTGGAAGTCGTCGCACGCAACGTGGACTCACCGACGCCGCGTGCGTTCGGTCTCGCCACGCTCATGGCCAGCGACGTGGTTCTCGCAGAAGACGAGAGTCAAGCCCTCAAAGCGTTCCACGCCCGCGTCTTAGACGAAATCGGTGACGACGAGGCCGTGCCAGTGGACGACTAA
- a CDS encoding SLC13 family permease, with protein sequence MIHPSKSRSQRRLILFAVAVVGTALIAVAPSPGGLTVKGQYALATMFFAGFLWVTGALPLAVTAISIPFVLTALGVYPDLDTALVGFADHLIFLFIAGFMLANALQKYDIDRRIALYMMYVMGSSPRRLVGAVMLATAFLSMWVSNTATTAMMTPIALGVLTQVLGREEVKAAADDPSADIDSSVAADSRSEDRDSGTSSDVASDGGLADTTRSDSFTNLQISMLLGTAYAASVGGVGTLIGTPPNAILAGQLDKILGYEIGFVQWLLIGLPIVIVTLPIVWYLLTFRIYPPKIDDVDDARDEAGRYLRQEGPLSTRGKRVAIIFTATAGLWVLGGLGGFFSDYLPAAWATTIFGGKGATVLGVEGHQGLLYYVMVGLAAIPALVLADTMEWDELADIDWGTILLFGGGIALADALAATGATNWIANTVFGSLTGAPILLVVGVVVLLIIFLTEMTSNTATASIIVPILIGIGGIFATTLGLAEVSAAIFLSVSGAVAASFAFALPVATPPNAIVFGSGYIQQEHMMRAGVILNLVMTAVLTVLIWLMFQFVWPAILW encoded by the coding sequence ATGATACACCCCAGTAAATCACGATCTCAGCGGCGTTTAATACTATTCGCGGTTGCGGTCGTCGGGACAGCACTCATTGCAGTCGCTCCGTCTCCGGGCGGGTTGACCGTGAAAGGGCAGTACGCGCTGGCGACGATGTTCTTCGCTGGATTTCTCTGGGTCACCGGCGCGCTCCCACTTGCTGTGACGGCTATTTCGATTCCGTTCGTCCTGACGGCACTGGGCGTCTACCCTGACTTAGACACGGCACTTGTCGGCTTCGCGGACCACCTCATCTTCCTGTTCATCGCTGGGTTCATGCTGGCGAACGCGTTGCAGAAGTACGATATCGACCGCAGAATCGCGCTGTACATGATGTACGTTATGGGGTCGTCGCCTCGCCGACTCGTCGGGGCCGTCATGCTCGCCACCGCCTTCCTCTCGATGTGGGTGTCGAACACGGCGACGACGGCGATGATGACACCCATCGCTCTCGGCGTTCTCACGCAGGTACTCGGCCGCGAAGAGGTCAAGGCGGCGGCGGACGACCCGAGCGCCGACATCGATTCGAGCGTCGCCGCGGATAGCCGTTCGGAAGACAGAGATTCAGGTACCTCGTCAGACGTGGCGTCCGACGGCGGGTTGGCAGACACCACTCGCTCCGATTCCTTCACGAACCTCCAGATTTCGATGTTGCTCGGGACGGCCTACGCCGCCAGCGTCGGCGGCGTCGGGACGCTTATCGGGACCCCACCGAACGCGATTCTCGCTGGACAACTGGACAAGATTCTCGGCTACGAAATCGGCTTCGTACAGTGGCTCCTTATCGGCCTCCCAATCGTCATCGTCACGCTTCCGATCGTCTGGTATCTCCTCACCTTCCGTATCTACCCGCCGAAGATAGACGACGTCGATGACGCCCGCGACGAAGCGGGGCGCTACCTCCGTCAAGAAGGCCCGCTGAGTACGCGTGGCAAGCGGGTCGCCATCATCTTCACCGCGACAGCGGGACTGTGGGTTCTCGGCGGTCTCGGTGGCTTCTTCAGCGACTATCTGCCCGCCGCGTGGGCGACGACCATCTTCGGCGGCAAGGGTGCGACGGTCCTCGGCGTCGAAGGTCATCAGGGACTGCTGTACTACGTGATGGTCGGACTTGCGGCCATTCCGGCGCTCGTCCTCGCAGACACGATGGAGTGGGACGAACTCGCAGACATCGACTGGGGAACCATTCTCCTGTTCGGCGGCGGCATCGCCCTCGCCGATGCTCTCGCTGCAACCGGTGCCACAAACTGGATAGCAAACACCGTATTCGGTTCGCTAACCGGCGCGCCAATCCTCCTCGTCGTCGGTGTCGTCGTCTTGCTGATCATCTTCCTCACGGAGATGACCTCGAACACCGCGACGGCGAGTATTATCGTCCCCATCCTCATCGGCATCGGCGGTATCTTTGCGACGACGCTCGGTCTCGCCGAAGTCTCCGCCGCCATCTTCCTCTCCGTTTCGGGAGCTGTCGCCGCGAGTTTCGCCTTCGCGCTTCCGGTGGCGACGCCGCCGAACGCCATCGTGTTCGGGTCGGGGTACATTCAACAAGAACACATGATGCGGGCGGGTGTCATCTTGAATCTCGTGATGACGGCCGTCTTGACCGTCCTCATCTGGCTCATGTTCCAGTTCGTCTGGCCCGCGATTCTCTGGTAA
- a CDS encoding DUF4440 domain-containing protein, whose translation MSLTEACEREIVGLHDFFERWFRGEAPETDESFARVADALGPAFEMVTPDGEVRKRDPLLDSIRDGHGHAPGLSIDVSDVAVRHEDGDTCVLTYREHQTAPEEATTRVSSVVFVRDSAVTEQRSAGHRAESGDPPEGVRWHHLHETWVPK comes from the coding sequence ATGTCTCTGACTGAGGCTTGCGAACGCGAAATTGTCGGACTCCACGACTTTTTCGAGCGGTGGTTCCGCGGTGAGGCACCCGAAACCGACGAGTCGTTCGCCCGTGTCGCGGACGCTCTCGGTCCGGCGTTCGAGATGGTAACTCCCGACGGCGAGGTGAGAAAACGTGATCCGTTGCTCGACTCCATCCGCGATGGCCACGGCCACGCGCCGGGCCTCTCTATCGACGTAAGCGACGTCGCAGTTCGACACGAAGACGGCGACACCTGCGTCCTTACCTACCGCGAACATCAGACGGCACCGGAGGAGGCGACGACACGGGTGAGTTCAGTCGTGTTCGTCCGCGATTCAGCCGTCACAGAGCAACGCTCTGCGGGCCATCGGGCGGAGTCTGGTGACCCTCCGGAGGGCGTCCGCTGGCACCACCTTCACGAAACGTGGGTCCCGAAGTGA
- a CDS encoding AAA domain-containing protein, producing MNLRGRIVEVSDEREVETQYGTRSLAEVSIRPGAAGDGPIDAVGDGSADTTDADGDALVRVTLWGKWTHTADLAEPGMDLLVTDAEESEYRGEPTYSTAKESYVVLEPDFLVDVTDIRSWVQCPRMYYLNKLSGIPLNYPVVKGTIVHEVFGDLLRGRDLDDAIEERVAEAGLQLGLLGYDATEVEDEVRRNAAAIEGWLAQGTLTEEDEWRSEYTLISPTFGIKGRADALRRGMPVELKTGKNLKRDPRFQDKIQAAAYALVLDERGVPANTGTLLYTKNTALERHEESGDLSPAKEFSIGNGLLEFVVRTRNEIAAMEFDTAVPTGFEADANCEYCFEQDTCMVVSGRLDQESKAGKIGKPLPEDEREYFDRIYRAIEEERRETHAEYRKLWEQSAAERADDDRALIGLEPLDQREIEGQRWELTAKKPDGAVSKLREGDVCLASNGDPVGGHAELCRIRELGDRVVVTADEPVELRRLDVYPSEISVSRMLTAVHDALLKGDSDRKDVLFGRRDPAFTERSEATYIDNNDAQNEAVKLAVDAEDFALVHGPPGTGKTYTIARIVRALVADGNRVLLSAFTNRAVDNALEALRDQGFADAVRVGTENGIREDMQDLHLKTTGDPNDRVAELTDAPVVAATTSSCGSRVMREQSFDVALVDEASQLTEPGTLAAINRADRFVLVGDHEQLPPVVRAENDLQQSLFERLIDAAPEASVMLDRQYRMSQRIQAFSSAEFYDGALRPATGEVAAQRLSDLGVDESALPEPLRDPVAFIDPNGSRVGNTNPVEAERVAELVETFVAAGVEPDDIGVIAPFRAQVAEIGKRTDVTVDTVDRFQGSSKEVVIVSFVASGTLDGPIFEDHRRINVALTRAKKSLVLVGDANALESDPFYARMLEWARR from the coding sequence GTGAACCTCCGCGGCCGCATCGTCGAAGTGAGCGACGAACGCGAAGTGGAGACGCAGTACGGAACGCGCTCGCTCGCCGAAGTGTCGATTCGTCCCGGTGCGGCGGGTGACGGACCAATCGACGCCGTGGGCGACGGATCGGCCGACACCACTGACGCCGACGGCGATGCACTCGTCCGGGTGACGCTCTGGGGGAAGTGGACCCACACCGCAGACCTCGCAGAACCCGGCATGGACCTTCTCGTCACCGACGCCGAAGAGTCGGAGTATCGCGGCGAACCGACGTACTCGACGGCGAAAGAGTCGTACGTCGTCCTCGAACCGGATTTCCTCGTCGACGTGACAGACATTCGCTCGTGGGTGCAGTGCCCGCGGATGTACTATCTGAACAAACTGTCCGGAATCCCGCTGAACTATCCCGTCGTGAAGGGGACAATCGTCCACGAAGTGTTCGGTGACCTCCTCCGCGGGCGCGACTTAGACGACGCTATCGAGGAGCGCGTCGCCGAAGCGGGCCTGCAACTCGGCTTGCTCGGCTACGACGCGACCGAGGTTGAAGACGAGGTGCGGCGGAATGCGGCCGCCATCGAGGGCTGGTTAGCGCAGGGAACGCTTACGGAGGAAGACGAGTGGCGCTCGGAGTACACGCTCATCTCGCCGACGTTCGGGATTAAAGGCCGGGCGGACGCGCTCCGCCGCGGGATGCCCGTCGAACTGAAGACCGGCAAGAACCTCAAGCGCGACCCGCGATTCCAAGATAAGATTCAGGCCGCGGCGTACGCTCTCGTCCTCGACGAACGCGGCGTCCCGGCCAACACGGGGACGCTTCTCTACACGAAAAACACCGCTCTCGAACGACACGAGGAGTCCGGCGACCTCTCGCCCGCAAAGGAGTTCTCCATCGGAAACGGTCTCTTGGAGTTCGTCGTCCGCACGCGTAACGAAATCGCCGCGATGGAGTTTGATACCGCCGTCCCGACCGGATTCGAAGCGGACGCCAACTGCGAGTACTGCTTCGAACAGGACACCTGCATGGTGGTCTCTGGGCGTCTCGACCAAGAGTCGAAAGCAGGAAAGATCGGTAAGCCCCTTCCCGAAGACGAACGCGAGTACTTCGACCGAATCTACCGCGCTATCGAGGAGGAGCGGCGCGAGACGCACGCAGAGTACCGCAAACTCTGGGAGCAGTCCGCCGCGGAACGGGCCGACGACGACAGAGCGCTCATCGGTCTCGAACCGCTCGACCAACGTGAAATCGAGGGGCAGCGGTGGGAACTCACGGCGAAGAAACCCGACGGCGCGGTATCGAAACTCCGGGAAGGCGACGTGTGTCTCGCCAGCAACGGCGACCCCGTCGGAGGCCATGCAGAACTCTGCCGTATCCGCGAACTTGGAGACAGAGTGGTCGTCACCGCAGACGAACCCGTCGAACTCCGCCGACTCGACGTATACCCGTCCGAAATCTCTGTCTCGCGGATGCTCACCGCCGTCCACGACGCGCTTTTGAAGGGCGATTCAGACCGGAAGGACGTGCTGTTCGGCCGCCGGGACCCGGCGTTCACAGAGCGAAGCGAGGCGACGTATATCGATAATAACGACGCGCAGAACGAAGCCGTGAAACTCGCAGTGGACGCCGAGGATTTCGCTCTCGTTCACGGACCGCCGGGAACGGGAAAAACGTACACCATCGCTCGAATCGTCCGCGCACTCGTCGCTGACGGCAACCGTGTCCTCCTCTCTGCGTTCACGAACCGTGCGGTGGACAACGCACTCGAAGCGTTGCGCGATCAGGGCTTTGCGGACGCGGTGCGCGTCGGCACTGAGAACGGCATCCGCGAGGACATGCAGGATCTCCACTTGAAGACGACCGGCGACCCGAACGACCGGGTCGCAGAACTGACCGATGCACCCGTCGTCGCCGCGACTACTTCGTCGTGTGGATCACGCGTGATGCGCGAGCAGTCGTTCGACGTGGCGCTCGTGGACGAGGCGTCGCAGTTGACCGAACCGGGAACGCTCGCCGCCATCAACCGCGCCGACCGGTTCGTTCTCGTCGGCGACCACGAACAACTGCCGCCAGTCGTCCGCGCGGAGAACGACCTCCAGCAGTCGCTTTTCGAACGACTCATCGATGCCGCGCCGGAGGCGTCGGTGATGCTGGACCGCCAGTACCGTATGAGTCAGCGGATTCAGGCGTTCTCGTCGGCGGAGTTCTACGACGGCGCGCTTCGACCCGCGACCGGTGAAGTGGCCGCCCAACGGCTCTCGGATCTCGGTGTGGACGAGTCGGCGCTCCCGGAACCGCTCCGCGACCCGGTGGCGTTCATCGACCCCAATGGGTCGCGCGTCGGCAACACCAACCCCGTAGAAGCCGAGCGCGTGGCCGAACTCGTCGAGACGTTCGTCGCGGCGGGCGTCGAACCCGACGATATCGGCGTTATCGCGCCGTTCCGAGCGCAAGTAGCTGAGATCGGAAAACGGACAGACGTGACTGTGGACACCGTAGACCGATTCCAAGGCTCCTCGAAGGAGGTCGTCATCGTCTCGTTCGTCGCCAGCGGAACGCTCGACGGACCTATCTTCGAGGACCACCGTCGCATCAACGTCGCGCTGACTCGCGCGAAGAAGTCGCTCGTCCTCGTCGGCGACGCCAACGCCCTCGAATCCGACCCGTTCTACGCGCGGATGCTTGAGTGGGCGCGCCGGTGA
- a CDS encoding erythromycin esterase family protein — MPPTELSETLREYTVPLETTDPSTPPSKHIPEKVFGNAMLVGLGEATHGTREFVRLKHRLIRHLVERRGFRTLAIEAGLTATLAADDYVFEGRGTTETALRELDKWQWQSAAVGELLQWLRSFNEGRSPDDRVRIRGIDLNDPSKPADRLQSSFERLDLPWVGADDMAAIAALADSPTGPVGEKRREAAVNAVRAVQDGLSDGHAVDSTGEREQERERTREREQERVRHLCRAVEQACEWAPVRHAHDGPHPEGMAVRDSLMARNAERALELDHGEGIIAWAHDGHVQRGTFDDGSLWADVETMGEHLTAALGSDYRPVGFDFARGSVCALPSGGTAGDGPRAFSIDDPPEESATASLDTLDCAPYLLRVAAASDSSRLESLLDRPQRLRYVGSVYDSETPQEAFRETVLSESFDELVFVPESTPVRLLD, encoded by the coding sequence GTGCCCCCGACGGAACTCTCAGAAACCCTACGAGAGTACACCGTACCGCTCGAAACGACAGATCCGAGCACCCCACCGAGTAAACACATCCCCGAGAAGGTGTTCGGCAACGCCATGCTCGTCGGTCTGGGCGAGGCCACCCACGGAACCCGAGAGTTCGTCCGTCTCAAACACCGACTCATCCGTCATCTTGTCGAGCGACGGGGATTCCGAACGCTCGCCATCGAGGCTGGACTCACCGCGACGTTGGCGGCCGACGACTACGTCTTCGAGGGCCGAGGGACGACCGAGACGGCGCTCCGTGAACTGGACAAGTGGCAGTGGCAGTCCGCTGCCGTCGGCGAACTCCTCCAGTGGCTCCGTTCGTTCAACGAGGGGCGGTCGCCAGACGATAGGGTCAGAATCCGCGGAATTGACCTCAACGACCCATCGAAACCAGCGGATCGACTGCAGTCGTCTTTTGAGAGACTCGACCTACCCTGGGTCGGCGCAGACGATATGGCGGCGATAGCTGCGCTGGCTGATTCACCCACCGGACCTGTCGGAGAGAAACGACGCGAGGCGGCTGTCAACGCCGTCCGAGCAGTGCAAGACGGACTCAGCGACGGTCACGCGGTTGACTCGACGGGCGAACGGGAACAAGAGCGGGAACGAACGCGAGAACGAGAGCAAGAGCGAGTGAGACACCTCTGCCGAGCAGTCGAACAGGCGTGTGAGTGGGCTCCGGTGCGTCATGCACACGACGGACCACATCCTGAAGGGATGGCAGTCCGCGACAGTCTCATGGCTCGGAACGCCGAACGAGCGCTCGAACTGGACCACGGCGAGGGCATCATCGCATGGGCACACGACGGCCACGTTCAGCGTGGCACGTTCGATGACGGCAGTCTGTGGGCCGACGTTGAGACGATGGGTGAACACCTGACAGCGGCGCTCGGGAGCGACTACCGGCCGGTCGGGTTCGACTTCGCCCGCGGATCAGTTTGTGCGCTTCCTTCGGGCGGAACGGCGGGCGACGGTCCGCGAGCGTTCTCCATCGACGACCCGCCAGAGGAGAGTGCGACGGCGTCGTTAGATACGCTCGACTGCGCTCCGTACCTCCTCCGCGTCGCCGCTGCAAGCGACTCGTCTCGACTTGAATCGCTTCTCGACCGACCGCAGCGACTCCGATACGTCGGATCGGTGTACGACTCCGAGACACCGCAGGAGGCGTTTCGAGAGACGGTGCTGTCGGAGTCGTTCGACGAACTGGTGTTCGTCCCCGAATCGACACCGGTTCGCCTGCTCGACTGA
- a CDS encoding nuclear transport factor 2 family protein has protein sequence MSARATVEDYYEALRRGEPLYPYFAEEADAVKFGVGETLVGYDDIAEGLREQTRTTTDWTVESDALRVVERESHAAFSDSVRMAWTDTEQDIEYDFDTRWSGTLERRPTDDDPNRDETTDEWVFVGMHVSVAHTTEEQ, from the coding sequence ATGAGCGCACGGGCAACAGTCGAGGACTACTACGAGGCTCTCCGGCGAGGAGAACCGTTGTACCCCTACTTCGCGGAGGAGGCCGACGCGGTGAAGTTCGGAGTGGGCGAGACGCTCGTCGGCTACGACGACATCGCGGAGGGCCTGCGCGAGCAGACACGAACGACGACAGACTGGACCGTCGAGAGCGACGCGCTGCGCGTCGTCGAACGTGAATCACACGCCGCGTTCTCTGACTCAGTTCGAATGGCGTGGACAGATACCGAGCAAGATATCGAGTACGACTTCGACACGCGGTGGAGCGGAACGCTCGAACGTCGGCCGACAGACGACGATCCGAACAGGGACGAGACGACCGACGAATGGGTTTTCGTCGGGATGCACGTCAGCGTCGCACACACAACGGAGGAGCAGTGA
- a CDS encoding zinc-dependent metalloprotease gives MDIFRSVHAVATASGDGEGTGAIDWAAVADAAKNVTDPGDLTLSTEDREGYATDVRDARQRLQSVGDVEFDLPEVVEVQNRHHWIDANIRTFKRVMRPIEERGRVPLPGVTRVVNTGTMAFMLSFLGKNVLGQYDPLLLAEGDADHGLYFVHPNIVAVAESLDVDFPRFRRWIAFHEVAHAAEFGAAPWLSGHLETRMQDGLNSLAHGEFDRRAFSDLDTAMTAVEGYAELLMDRAFDAEYADLREKLDARRSGGGPIARLARRLLGLGVKRRQYERGAKFFETVADERGVAAASVVWENPEHLPTDEEIKNPWKWIARVDPESRL, from the coding sequence ATGGATATCTTCCGTAGCGTCCACGCGGTTGCGACCGCTTCGGGCGACGGCGAAGGCACCGGTGCGATTGACTGGGCCGCAGTCGCCGACGCCGCGAAGAACGTGACCGACCCCGGTGATCTCACGCTCTCCACAGAGGACCGCGAGGGGTACGCAACGGACGTACGCGACGCCCGCCAACGCCTCCAGTCGGTGGGCGACGTGGAGTTCGATCTCCCCGAGGTTGTCGAAGTACAGAACCGTCACCACTGGATTGACGCGAACATTCGGACGTTCAAACGCGTCATGCGTCCTATCGAGGAGCGCGGGCGCGTCCCTCTCCCGGGCGTCACGCGCGTCGTCAACACTGGGACGATGGCGTTCATGCTATCGTTCCTCGGCAAGAACGTCCTCGGGCAGTACGACCCGCTTCTCCTCGCAGAGGGAGATGCGGACCACGGTCTCTACTTCGTTCACCCGAACATCGTTGCAGTCGCGGAGTCACTGGACGTTGACTTCCCCCGTTTCCGTCGATGGATTGCCTTCCACGAAGTCGCCCACGCCGCCGAGTTCGGTGCCGCGCCGTGGCTTTCGGGCCACCTCGAAACGAGGATGCAGGATGGATTGAACTCCCTTGCTCACGGCGAGTTCGACCGGCGGGCGTTCTCAGACCTCGATACGGCGATGACAGCCGTCGAAGGATACGCCGAACTCCTCATGGATCGAGCGTTTGACGCGGAGTATGCGGACCTCCGCGAGAAGCTCGACGCCCGACGAAGCGGCGGCGGCCCCATCGCACGTCTCGCCCGGCGACTCCTCGGTCTCGGCGTGAAGCGTCGCCAGTACGAACGTGGTGCGAAGTTCTTCGAGACGGTGGCTGACGAACGCGGCGTCGCCGCCGCGTCCGTCGTTTGGGAGAACCCGGAGCATCTGCCGACCGACGAGGAGATCAAAAATCCGTGGAAGTGGATTGCGCGGGTGGATCCGGAGTCGCGGCTGTAG